A stretch of Planctomycetota bacterium DNA encodes these proteins:
- a CDS encoding pyruvate dehydrogenase has product MATEFKLPDLGENIASGDVVTVFVKPGDVIRPGQAILEVETDKAVIEVPCPPGGTVAEVLVSKGDTVTVGQALITLGGAAGAPSPAATAAPAPAPAAPVATAPVPAAPAPRPAASAPPAAPAPEPVASAPPSRPAAPAPEPPATIEPAGPAVRRLARELGVELAAVRGSGPGGRIVREDVVAAVRQSAGQARPGGTPAVRSRGAGGESDDWGPIRREQLSRMRKTIAANMVRSVTTIPHLTNFDDADVTELERLRKASAEEHAKANVKLTALSFVIKAVSLSLRLHPTINATIDTDKGEIVYKDYVNIGLAVDTPRGLVVPVLRDCDTLSIPEIAQAVAATADKAKNAQYGLEDLRGGTFTISNLGAIGGTYSTPIINWPEVAILLVGRSRKMPVVHEDRIEPRLMMPLSLSYDHRLVDGAAAARFLSEVIGYLESPGRLLLAR; this is encoded by the coding sequence ATGGCCACCGAATTCAAGCTGCCCGACCTGGGCGAGAACATCGCCTCCGGTGACGTCGTCACCGTGTTCGTCAAGCCCGGCGACGTCATCCGCCCGGGTCAGGCGATCCTCGAGGTGGAAACCGACAAGGCGGTGATCGAGGTGCCCTGCCCGCCGGGGGGCACCGTCGCCGAGGTCCTCGTCTCCAAGGGAGATACCGTCACGGTCGGCCAAGCGCTGATCACGCTCGGGGGCGCGGCCGGCGCCCCGTCTCCGGCGGCCACCGCGGCGCCAGCCCCGGCTCCCGCGGCCCCGGTTGCCACAGCCCCCGTGCCGGCCGCGCCGGCGCCGCGGCCGGCGGCTTCCGCGCCCCCCGCCGCGCCGGCTCCCGAGCCGGTCGCAAGCGCGCCGCCGAGCCGGCCCGCCGCCCCCGCCCCCGAGCCGCCTGCGACGATCGAACCGGCCGGCCCCGCGGTGCGGCGCCTGGCGCGCGAGCTGGGCGTCGAATTGGCGGCCGTGCGCGGCAGTGGTCCGGGAGGGAGAATCGTCCGCGAGGACGTCGTCGCCGCGGTCCGGCAGTCGGCCGGGCAGGCGCGCCCGGGCGGCACGCCGGCCGTGCGGTCCCGCGGGGCGGGGGGCGAGAGCGACGACTGGGGGCCGATCCGCCGCGAGCAATTGTCGCGGATGCGCAAGACGATCGCCGCCAACATGGTGCGCAGCGTCACCACGATCCCGCACCTCACCAATTTCGACGACGCCGACGTCACCGAGCTGGAGCGGCTCCGTAAGGCGAGCGCCGAGGAGCATGCCAAGGCCAACGTCAAGCTCACGGCGCTGAGCTTCGTGATCAAGGCGGTGAGCCTGTCGCTCCGGCTCCACCCCACGATCAACGCCACGATCGACACCGACAAGGGGGAGATCGTCTACAAGGACTACGTCAACATCGGCCTCGCAGTCGACACCCCGCGCGGGCTGGTCGTCCCCGTGCTCCGCGACTGCGACACGCTCTCGATTCCCGAGATCGCCCAGGCCGTGGCGGCGACGGCCGACAAGGCGAAGAACGCGCAGTACGGCCTCGAGGATCTCCGGGGCGGCACGTTCACGATCAGCAATCTCGGCGCGATCGGCGGCACCTACTCGACGCCGATCATCAACTGGCCCGAGGTGGCGATCTTGCTCGTCGGCCGGTCGCGGAAGATGCCGGTCGTCCACGAAGACCGGATCGAGCCGCGGTTGATGATGCCGCTGTCGCTGTCCTACGACCATCGCCTCGTCGACGGCGCCGCGGCGGCCCGCTTCCTCTCCGAGGTGATCGGCTACCTCGAGAGCCCCGGCCGGCTGCTGCTGGCCCGCTGA